The Pelagibius sp. CAU 1746 genomic sequence GGCCAGGAAGGAGAAGAAAACCGCGGTGGTGAAGGACACGTTCAGGCAATAGCCGTTGAAGCCCCGGTCGCGCAGCAGCACTGGAAAGCCGCGCAGCATGTCCAGCGGGCCGGTGGAGACATGGCGCTGGTGATGGGTTTCGTGCAACAGCATCCACGCGAAACCCAGCGCCACCACGCCGACCGCGGCCACAGTGAAGAAGGTCGAGCGCCAGCCGAACCATTGGTCCAGGTGCCCACCCAGCAGCGGCGCGACCATCGGCGCCACCACCATGGCCATGGTGATGTAGCCGATCATGCTGGCGGATTCCTCGCGGCTGTGAGTGTCGCGCACGATGGCGCGGCCCAGCACCAGCCCCGCGCAGCCGCCAACGGCCTGGATGATGCGCCCGACGATCAGCAGCAGGATCGAATCGGCCAGCGCCGCCAGCAGGCTGCCGGCCAGGAACACCAGGATGCCGCCCAGCAGCACCGGGCGGCGCCCGAAGCGGTCGGAGAGCGGCCCCATGAAGAGCTGGGAGATGGCGACGCCGAAGAGATAGAGCGTCAGGGTGAGTTGGATGGTGGTGTAGTCGGTGTTGAAGACCGCGACCATGCCCGGCATCGCGGGAATGAAGATGTTGAGCGCCAGCGGCCCCAGCGCCGTCACCGCGATGAGAATCCCGAGTGCCGGGCGCGGTGCGGCGGAAAGCGAGGAATCCGAAGAGGGCTGCGCGGGCGCGCTCATGGGCGAAGAGAATCCGAGTTGTGAAGGCCGGGGCGGCGGCGAAAGAAGCGCCACCCTCCCGCCGCGGCGACAAGATGACGCTTTTGCCAGCATGCTATATGGGAAGTAAACCGACCAGTGTCCATGCTGCATGGCTGCTTTGTCCCGGCGATGAAAACGGGTTTTGCGGCGCAGCCCCGCGCCTTAAGCTGCGGCCCGAACAGCCAGATGAGACAACTGGAGCGGGACGGGAGGACAGGCGGCATGACGGCGGCAGGGGCGGCGCGGCAGGCGCCATCGATCGAGCTGGAACGCGCCGTAGTGGGTGAGAACGCGGCGGTCGCGACCCTGTGGCTCAACCGGCCGGAGCGGCGCAACGCCTTCGACCTCGCCATGTGGCGGCGCCTCGGCGACCTGACGCTGGATCTGGCCGGCGACGACGGCCTGCGCTGCCTGGTGCTGCGCGGGCGCGGCGGCGCCTTCGCCGCCGGCGCCGATATCTCCGAGTTCCCCGAGAAGCGCTACAGCGCCGCGCAGGCCGAGGACTACGCCCGGATCATGGACCGCGCCACCGAGGCCGTGGCCGACTGCCCGGCGCCGACCCTGGCGGTGATCGAGGGTCCCTGCGTCGGCGGCGGCCTGGAGCTGGCGGTGCAGTGCGACCTGCGGATCGCGTCCGAGAACGCGCGCCTGGGCATTCCCATCAACCGCATCGGTCACTGCCTGCCCTACCCGGCGATGATCGCCCTGGTCGAACTGGCCGGGCGCGCCGCGGCGCTGGAGATCCTGCTGGAGGGCCGCATCCTCACCGCCGAAGAGGCGCTCTCCAAGGGGCTGCTCACCCGCGTGGTGCCCGACGGCGAGTTGGAGGCCGAAGCCGCCGCCGCGGTGAAGCGCATCGCCGCCGGCGCCCCGCTGGCCGCGCGCTGGCACAAGAGCCTCGCGAAGAAGGCGCTGCGCCCGGAGACCCTGGACGCCGAAGCCTGGCGCGAGCCGCTGCTGTCCTGCGACACCGCCGACTACCGCGAAGGCATCCGCGCCTTCCGGGCGAAAGAGAAGCCGATCTTCCGGGGCGAGTAGGGCGAGCAAAAAAGGGACGGCGCTCCGGCCCGCTCTGCCGTCGCGCCGCCCCGCCCGGCGGACAACCGCCGGGGCCTCCCTGTTATTGCAGCGTCTCCTTGAAGAAGTTGACGGTGCGCCCCCAGGCGATCTCGGCTGACTTCTGGTCGTAGCGCGCAGCGTTGGTGTCGTTGTTGAAGGCGTGGTTGGCGCCCTCGTAGGTGAACATCTCGTAGGCCACGCCGTTGGCGTCCAGCGCCGACTTGAAGTCGGGAATGCCGGCGTTGATGCGCTCGTCGAGCCCCGCATAGTGCAGCAGCATCGGCGCGCGGATGTTCGCCACCTGCTCCGCCGAGGGCTGGCGGCCGTAGTAGGCGACGGTGCCCGAGACGGCGGGCGCGTTCACCGCCACCTGGTTGGCCATGGCGCCGCCCCAGCAGAAGCCGACGGCGCCGACCTTGCCGGTGGAAGCCGGGTGCTTGGCGAGGTAGTCGACCGCCGCCACCGCGTTCTGGATGGTCTGGGCGCTGTCGAGGGCGCGGATCATCTCGCGCGCCTGGTCCTCGTCGGAGGGCGTGCCGCCGGCGGGCGAGAGGAAGTCGACGCCCAGCGCCACGAAGCCCTCCAGCGCGATGCGCCGGGTGACGTCCTCGATGTGCGGGTTGAGGCCGCGGTTCTCGTGGATCACCAGCACGGCCGGCAGTTTCTCGGTGACCGGCACACTGGCCGGGCGCGCCATATAGCCGCTCAACTCGCCGCTGGCGCCGGGGAAGGTGACGGTGCCGGTCGTCACGCGGCTGTCGTCCGGGGCCACCATGGCTGCCTGGGCGTAGTTGTTCTCCAGCAGCGGCAGCAGGGCGCAGGCCGCGGCGCTGCCGCCGGCCACCCGGGTCAGGTGGTCGAAGAAGCGGCGGCGGTCCAGGGTCAGGTGGGTGTAGTCGTCATAGAGATCGATCACCTCCTGGGTGATTTTCGGTGCGGCCTTCGGCTTGGTCTTTGCAGGGGCGGTCATCGCTGGTCGGGCTCCTGAAGAGTTGTCGTCTGTCGGACGCGAAGGTGGGAAACGGCGGCTCCGGCAGGGCAGGGGCATTTCGGGGCGGTCCCGACCGGTGTCGCGGCCGGTGGCTTTGGGGGACCGTTTCGCCCGGCGCCGGAGCCGCCGCTTCTTCCTGGAAAGCCTAGTCGGGGCCTGGGTTTGCGAACAGGGGAGGGCGCGAATTATTTCTCGAATGTGCAACTGCACGAACGTCTGGGCTGAAGATCACGAAAAAATCAGTGCCGGTCGGGACTTAACTTCGAGTAGCATTTTCATGCAGCATGAAAATTCAGGCCCGGGAGGGCCCGTGATGGCTGTTCGCATGTCCTCGACGTCGATGCCCTGGCCCTTCTGGGGACTGGTGGCGACTCTGCTGACCGGTCTGCTTCTGGCCGGTCATCCCCGCGAGGCTTTTGCCGAGTTCTCGCTGCTGTTCAGCTATGGCTACTGGGCCGTCCGGCTGCTGATGGCATATCTGCTGTTTGCCGGTTGCCTGCTGCTGCTGGAAATGGGGCCGCTGGGGGCGCGTCTGCGGGGCCGCTGGGCCTGGGGCTGGCTGGCCCCGGCGGCGGCGCTGATCACCCTGCC encodes the following:
- a CDS encoding multidrug effflux MFS transporter, with the protein product MSAPAQPSSDSSLSAAPRPALGILIAVTALGPLALNIFIPAMPGMVAVFNTDYTTIQLTLTLYLFGVAISQLFMGPLSDRFGRRPVLLGGILVFLAGSLLAALADSILLLIVGRIIQAVGGCAGLVLGRAIVRDTHSREESASMIGYITMAMVVAPMVAPLLGGHLDQWFGWRSTFFTVAAVGVVALGFAWMLLHETHHQRHVSTGPLDMLRGFPVLLRDRGFNGYCLNVSFTTAVFFSFLAGAPYIMVELMGRPSSDYGNYFVLNALCYMAGNFLSGRLATRVGPERMVLSGSLAALAGTALLTALSLGIEMTPLALFAPVMLVGLGNGLSMPSATAAAISRRPDLAGTASGLLGFTQMMIGAFVTLLVGWLQADTVYPMVTVMIVSAVIAFFGYLLAREPLPLECRAQPAPESD
- a CDS encoding enoyl-CoA hydratase-related protein; its protein translation is MTAAGAARQAPSIELERAVVGENAAVATLWLNRPERRNAFDLAMWRRLGDLTLDLAGDDGLRCLVLRGRGGAFAAGADISEFPEKRYSAAQAEDYARIMDRATEAVADCPAPTLAVIEGPCVGGGLELAVQCDLRIASENARLGIPINRIGHCLPYPAMIALVELAGRAAALEILLEGRILTAEEALSKGLLTRVVPDGELEAEAAAAVKRIAAGAPLAARWHKSLAKKALRPETLDAEAWREPLLSCDTADYREGIRAFRAKEKPIFRGE
- a CDS encoding dienelactone hydrolase family protein translates to MTAPAKTKPKAAPKITQEVIDLYDDYTHLTLDRRRFFDHLTRVAGGSAAACALLPLLENNYAQAAMVAPDDSRVTTGTVTFPGASGELSGYMARPASVPVTEKLPAVLVIHENRGLNPHIEDVTRRIALEGFVALGVDFLSPAGGTPSDEDQAREMIRALDSAQTIQNAVAAVDYLAKHPASTGKVGAVGFCWGGAMANQVAVNAPAVSGTVAYYGRQPSAEQVANIRAPMLLHYAGLDERINAGIPDFKSALDANGVAYEMFTYEGANHAFNNDTNAARYDQKSAEIAWGRTVNFFKETLQ